CCGTGGCCAGGAGCAGATCGTCTGGCAGATCCGCGCGCCACGGGTGCTGCTTGGCGCGCTGGTGGGCGCCGGGCTGGCCATGGTAGGCGCCGCCTTGCAGGCGGTGACGCGCAATCCGCTGGCCGACCCGCATTTGCTGGGGGTCAGCTCCGGGGCCGTGCTCGGCGCCGTGCTGGTGGTGCTGTTCCTCGGCCCCTTCGCCGGCGTGCTGAGCCTGCCGCTGGCGGCGTTCCTCGGCGCCCTGGGCTGCATGCTGCTGGTGCTGGGCGTGGCCAGCCGCCGTGGCCGCCTGGACAGCGAACGGCTGCTGCTGGCCGGCGTGGCGGTGTCGTTCGTGGTGATGGCGCTGGCCAACCTGTTGCTCTACACCGGCGACCCCCATGCCGCCAGTTCGGTGATGTTCTGGATGCTCGGCGGCCTGGGCCTGGCGCAGTGGTCGCTGCTGTGGCTGCCGGCCCTGGCGGTGCTCGCCGGGTTCCTCCTGCTGATGAGCCTGGCCCGGGCGCTCAATGCCCTGATGAGCGGCGAGCAGACCGCCGTGAGCCTGGGCTTCGACACCCGCCGCGTGCGCGCCCAGGTGTTCGTCGGCACCGCGCTGCTCACCGGGGTGCTGGTGTCGCTGTCCGGCGCCATCGGCTTCGTCGGCCTGATGCTGCCGCACATGGCCCGGCGCCTGGTCGGTGCCGAGCATCGCCGGCTGCTGCCGACCTGCGCGTTACTGGGGGCGCTGTTCATGGTCTGGGTCGACATGGGCGCGCGCACTTTGATCGCCCCTCAGGACCTGCCGATCGGCATCGCCACGGCGGCCATCGGCGGGCTGTTCTTCATCGCGCTGCTGCGCCGTCGCGGCTAGGCTCGGGCGTCACCCCTCGCAGCCCGCGCAGCGCCGCGCGCAGCTCGGCGGGGCGCACCGGCTTGGCCAGCACCGCGATGCCCCGCGCCTGCAACGCCGCCTGCAACCGGTCGATATCGTGCCCGGTCATGATCAACGCCGGCACCGCCCAGCCGCGCTGGGCGCGCAGGTAGTCGATGCAATCGATGCCGGTGGCCTTCGGCCCAAGGTCGTAGTCGGCGACGATCACGTCACAGTCACTGGCCAGCCCC
This genomic stretch from Pseudomonas entomophila L48 harbors:
- a CDS encoding FecCD family ABC transporter permease → MPLRSPSAYRLLLVGLVAALLLSCLVSLGFGAAQVPLANVLDIALKQAGLADAGGFSRGQEQIVWQIRAPRVLLGALVGAGLAMVGAALQAVTRNPLADPHLLGVSSGAVLGAVLVVLFLGPFAGVLSLPLAAFLGALGCMLLVLGVASRRGRLDSERLLLAGVAVSFVVMALANLLLYTGDPHAASSVMFWMLGGLGLAQWSLLWLPALAVLAGFLLLMSLARALNALMSGEQTAVSLGFDTRRVRAQVFVGTALLTGVLVSLSGAIGFVGLMLPHMARRLVGAEHRRLLPTCALLGALFMVWVDMGARTLIAPQDLPIGIATAAIGGLFFIALLRRRG